In the Polyangiaceae bacterium genome, one interval contains:
- a CDS encoding tetratricopeptide repeat protein: MSRSRGSAAEPSPERLLRQATLARTSGLRAKYAQRGLESGRSLSRTTRAMLLRQLYLSHMEGRRFAEALGVAEEMVGLDVMPDVARQDAARACLGLGDREAALAHLRLASRVSPPSRRAFHLWTLGSVLYLAGRHDEAIGALGRAFRWGTTDRPLYQAQLALSRLASGERVPDLADIRERLREAPCGQGYGQFVLGELAHALGDEVAAREYLRAFVKRSTGGRVALAVALEGEIARAREILRRLPRKRRKKVAS; this comes from the coding sequence ATGAGCCGTTCGCGCGGCAGTGCCGCGGAGCCCAGCCCCGAGCGCTTGCTGAGGCAAGCAACCCTCGCTCGCACCTCGGGCTTGAGGGCCAAATACGCGCAGCGTGGCCTGGAGTCGGGGCGCAGCTTGAGTCGGACGACTCGGGCGATGCTGCTGCGGCAGCTCTACCTCTCCCACATGGAGGGGCGGCGTTTTGCCGAAGCCCTCGGGGTGGCAGAGGAGATGGTCGGTCTCGATGTCATGCCCGACGTGGCGCGCCAGGACGCGGCGCGAGCGTGCTTGGGTCTCGGGGACCGAGAGGCGGCCCTTGCGCACTTGCGTCTGGCGAGCCGTGTGAGCCCACCCTCGCGGCGTGCGTTTCACCTGTGGACCCTGGGCAGTGTGCTCTATCTCGCAGGGCGCCACGATGAAGCGATCGGCGCCCTGGGTCGGGCGTTTCGTTGGGGAACCACGGACCGGCCGCTCTATCAGGCGCAGCTCGCGCTCTCACGGCTGGCATCGGGAGAGCGCGTTCCAGATCTCGCCGACATTCGCGAGCGTCTGCGCGAGGCGCCCTGCGGCCAGGGCTATGGTCAGTTCGTCCTAGGCGAGTTGGCTCACGCGCTGGGCGACGAGGTTGCTGCTCGCGAGTATCTGCGCGCCTTCGTCAAGCGGTCGACGGGCGGTCGGGTAGCCCTGGCCGTGGCGTTGGAGGGTGAAATTGCTCGGGCTCGGGAGATCCTGCGCCGGCTTCCGCGGAAAAGGCGCAAAAAGGTCGCAAGCTGA
- a CDS encoding DUF4339 domain-containing protein, whose amino-acid sequence MSDWRWVDPEGVISTVDEWELVASLSSGSLAHYTLVWKPGWKEWLPASQVGELKGAIPAGKAESPVEPELDESAKDPPAPPLDRYNAYRARDAAKMLSAKKRASLPPPPPPGTAAALLGRAPGAPPAPPAARRPPLPTLVEVGAATSATATLRPPAAVPPPPRAVPARISDPGSEPAEALAPEIRPEIRGAPILRPPGTPLPPAPAPATAPQIPGPAAKPSSSNVSLVIAGVAVLGALLLGALVLGYVYRGKLTGPTLANASATSTSQTGESTTPTLPCSLAHPAKKLADAIYLAIPPYVGGNAEKAYVGFAASTNDAVGLEVDLATLATKQRLRQSSAARLTGVVPLTGEGPVRFQLDTVDDVLGFSRTIDAKPSFVVGASNEDFARQSGGATQVLWKGGGGTRLTEPRIAKFDGYGQVVTFRQGGQTGRIRVGWLNEEGKRGSDLGAVEVSASHVGTPMVAANDRAALVAFAAKATPDSYWRVYLASVDPGKSPGPAAGFRIPPGGPGAEAISPGAAGLAGGRWLVQWTEGSSGNRVVRLQTLAHDLIPVGDPIDVSPEGANAGQGVVWLQNGSALSLFLVKSGARHELWGATLKCP is encoded by the coding sequence GGGAGCTGGTCGCTTCCCTTTCGTCGGGTAGCTTGGCTCACTACACGCTGGTGTGGAAACCAGGGTGGAAAGAGTGGCTACCCGCATCTCAGGTGGGCGAGCTGAAGGGTGCGATTCCAGCAGGCAAGGCCGAGTCGCCCGTCGAACCCGAGCTGGACGAGTCGGCAAAGGACCCGCCCGCGCCACCCCTGGACCGCTACAACGCCTATCGCGCACGCGACGCCGCAAAGATGCTCAGCGCGAAGAAGCGTGCGAGCTTGCCGCCACCTCCACCACCAGGAACGGCGGCCGCGCTTTTGGGCCGCGCGCCGGGTGCACCCCCTGCCCCGCCTGCTGCACGGCGCCCGCCGTTGCCCACGCTAGTGGAGGTCGGGGCCGCTACGAGTGCGACCGCTACCCTGCGCCCTCCCGCCGCGGTCCCACCACCGCCGCGCGCGGTTCCAGCTCGCATCAGTGATCCGGGAAGCGAACCTGCAGAAGCACTGGCACCCGAGATACGTCCCGAAATCCGCGGTGCGCCGATCCTGCGTCCGCCCGGGACCCCGCTGCCGCCCGCGCCTGCCCCCGCTACAGCACCCCAGATTCCCGGCCCCGCGGCAAAACCGTCTTCTTCGAACGTTTCCCTCGTGATCGCGGGCGTTGCGGTGTTGGGGGCTCTCCTCTTGGGCGCGCTGGTCCTGGGCTACGTATACCGCGGCAAACTCACCGGTCCGACCCTGGCCAACGCTTCTGCCACTTCGACGTCCCAGACGGGGGAGTCGACCACCCCGACCTTGCCCTGCTCGTTGGCGCACCCGGCGAAGAAGCTGGCCGACGCGATCTATCTCGCAATTCCTCCCTACGTCGGCGGGAACGCGGAGAAGGCGTACGTTGGTTTCGCGGCTTCCACGAACGATGCAGTCGGACTCGAAGTCGATCTCGCGACCCTGGCCACGAAGCAGCGCTTGCGTCAGTCGAGCGCTGCGCGTCTCACCGGCGTAGTTCCCTTGACCGGAGAAGGACCGGTCAGGTTCCAGCTCGACACGGTCGACGATGTTCTCGGCTTCTCGAGAACGATCGACGCCAAACCATCGTTCGTGGTCGGTGCATCGAACGAAGACTTCGCGCGCCAGAGCGGCGGCGCCACTCAGGTGCTGTGGAAGGGCGGCGGCGGCACGCGCTTGACCGAACCCCGCATCGCAAAGTTCGATGGCTATGGCCAAGTGGTCACCTTTCGACAAGGCGGCCAGACTGGACGCATTCGTGTCGGCTGGCTGAACGAAGAGGGCAAGCGCGGATCGGATCTCGGAGCCGTGGAAGTCTCCGCGTCTCACGTCGGCACGCCAATGGTTGCCGCCAACGATCGGGCCGCCCTGGTCGCCTTCGCCGCCAAGGCCACTCCGGACTCGTACTGGCGGGTCTACCTGGCGAGCGTCGACCCCGGGAAGTCGCCCGGCCCCGCGGCCGGATTTCGAATTCCACCGGGCGGACCGGGCGCAGAGGCGATCTCGCCGGGGGCTGCGGGACTAGCTGGGGGACGCTGGTTGGTACAGTGGACGGAAGGTTCTTCAGGAAACCGCGTAGTTAGGCTACAAACCCTGGCCCACGACCTGATCCCGGTGGGAGATCCAATTGATGTCTCGCCGGAGGGAGCCAATGCGGGTCAGGGCGTAGTATGGCTCCAAAACGGTTCCGCTCTCTCCCTATTCCTCGTAAAGAGTGGCGCCCGACACGAACTCTGGGGAGCTACGTTGAAATGTCCTTGA
- a CDS encoding cytochrome c biogenesis protein CcdA: MRNRPAPLFPWLAAVLVLLVPGLARAAENACTVAGQSAGGGGDAFTNALSKGPVYAGGAALLGGLLVSLTPCVYPMIAVTVSVFGARESKSRVQGMMLSLAFVLGIIAMFVPLGVVAGLTGGVFGTVLQNQWVIVGISVLFLVMAASMFGAFDLALPASITNRLATVGGIGYKGAFVLGLVCGLIAAPCTGPVLTGILTWIAKTQSAALGAMAMAAFALGLGAPFFVVGAFAVQLPKSGRWMIHVKSLLGIVLVVVALYFLSTAFPALGALAKGDTVYLVAAAVAVVIGLLLGAVHRSFDEPGPGIKVRKGVGTVLTSVGAFLVILGFGKPAQSLSWEHVDWKEAQAKASREKRPLLVDFTATWCGACKQLERETFSKPEVAQEAGRFVAVKVDATDDEDPQVTAAMQSMKVVGLPTVLVYDSSGNEAVRCTDFVPAGPFLDAIKRVD, from the coding sequence ATGCGAAATCGCCCTGCCCCCTTGTTTCCTTGGCTTGCTGCCGTCCTGGTACTGCTCGTTCCCGGCCTGGCCCGTGCTGCCGAGAACGCCTGTACGGTTGCCGGACAGAGCGCGGGCGGCGGCGGCGACGCGTTCACGAATGCCCTGAGCAAGGGACCTGTGTACGCGGGCGGTGCGGCCCTGCTCGGCGGCCTCTTGGTCAGCCTCACGCCCTGCGTTTACCCGATGATCGCCGTTACCGTCAGCGTGTTCGGTGCTCGGGAAAGCAAGAGTCGAGTGCAGGGCATGATGTTGTCCCTGGCCTTCGTGCTGGGCATCATCGCGATGTTCGTGCCCCTGGGGGTCGTCGCAGGTCTGACCGGTGGTGTCTTTGGCACGGTCCTGCAGAACCAGTGGGTGATCGTCGGCATCAGCGTGCTGTTTCTGGTCATGGCGGCGAGCATGTTCGGTGCGTTCGACCTCGCACTCCCCGCCTCGATCACCAACCGACTCGCGACGGTGGGTGGCATTGGCTACAAGGGGGCCTTCGTGCTGGGGTTGGTGTGCGGGCTCATCGCAGCTCCCTGCACGGGACCAGTGCTGACGGGCATTCTCACCTGGATCGCGAAGACCCAAAGCGCGGCCCTCGGTGCGATGGCCATGGCGGCCTTCGCGCTCGGGTTGGGGGCGCCCTTCTTCGTGGTCGGAGCCTTCGCGGTTCAACTGCCCAAGAGCGGACGCTGGATGATCCACGTGAAGAGCCTGCTCGGCATCGTGCTGGTGGTCGTCGCGTTGTACTTCCTGTCCACGGCGTTCCCCGCTCTGGGCGCGTTGGCGAAGGGCGACACGGTCTATCTGGTCGCAGCCGCCGTGGCTGTCGTAATCGGGCTCTTGCTGGGCGCCGTGCATCGATCCTTCGACGAGCCTGGGCCGGGGATAAAGGTGCGCAAAGGCGTTGGCACCGTGCTGACGAGCGTCGGCGCTTTTCTCGTGATTCTGGGCTTCGGCAAGCCGGCGCAATCCCTGTCTTGGGAGCACGTGGACTGGAAAGAGGCGCAGGCCAAGGCCAGCCGCGAGAAGCGCCCCTTGTTGGTCGACTTCACCGCCACCTGGTGCGGCGCCTGCAAGCAACTGGAGCGCGAGACCTTCAGCAAGCCCGAAGTGGCGCAAGAGGCGGGACGCTTCGTCGCGGTCAAGGTCGATGCGACAGACGACGAAGACCCTCAGGTCACCGCTGCCATGCAGTCGATGAAAGTAGTCGGCCTGCCAACGGTGCTGGTCTACGATTCGAGTGGCAACGAAGCCGTGCGCTGCACGGACTTCGTTCCAGCAGGTCCTTTTCTCGACGCGATCAAGCGCGTCGACTGA